The following is a genomic window from Bacillus sp. FJAT-52991.
TATCATTGCTCATAGATTATCAACAATACGTGATGCAGATTTAATCCTTGTTATGAAAGATGGGGATATTGTAGAACAGGGTAATCACGAAGAGTTATTAAAGGCTGATGGTTTCTACGCTTCACTTTACAACAGCCAATTTGAAAGTGCGGATGCTTCATAAATCAACTAACATTAAACAGAACACTTCTCAGATTTATAAGAGGGGTGTTCTGTTTTGTATTTTATATTTAATATGGAAAATACACATATATTGTGAGTCTAGAATAAATGACAATTATAAGGAAAATAAAAAGACATAGCTATCTATAGCTATGTCGATTATGTTGCTTCTATATTAACGCAAATCTTCAGACAATAAGTATAACAATCATTTTATTATGCCAACTAGTTCGCTCTACGAACATTTACTTCAACGTTTTCTTTTCCTGTCACCTTATAAAGAATCCATCCGAAAAAGAATCCAGCAATAGATGGGAGTATCCACTCAAAACCTTGACTGCTAAACGGCAATGCTGAAACAAAGCTGTCAATAAATCCGATATGGACGCCCAGTACACTCAAGCCCTTTACTGCACCTAACGCCAAAGCAATCAGAACGGCATAGCGATATGCCCCATCATTTGGCACATACTTCTTAAATAATCCCAGGAATGTCAACACAATTGCAGGTGGATACACAGTGAAGAAAATCGGCCCTGCAAAGCTGATGATGTTTTCAACTCCAATCACTCCAATGATAACCCCAACAATACAAGTCACAGCCACTATAACTTTGTAAGAGATCTTATTTTTTGTCACTGAGCTCAAAAAATCTGCAAGTGCCACAGTTAGACCGATCGCCGTTGAAAGACAAGCTAATGACACTGCAATAGACAGACCTATTGTACCAATGTTTCCAAGGCTAAGATTGACAAGTCCATTAAGTAACTCCGTTCTTGCTATGTCTGCAGGGAACAAGTCGCCTGCATGTGCACCGAGATAGAGCAGACCACTGTAAACTAGAATAAACCCAGCGCCAGCAATCATTGATGCATAGAGTGTCATTTTCTTGCGGTCTACTTCTGAGGTATAGCCCTT
Proteins encoded in this region:
- the brnQ gene encoding branched-chain amino acid transport system II carrier protein, which codes for MGNKFTKDSLIVGFALFAVFFGAGNMIFPPAIGFMAGSSWVSAFLALLLASIVLPMLSIVAVSNAGGSFEELSKPVGKWFYVSFNLFVMIGVGVLANIPRTAATTHEMGVMPLFPNVPIQLTVVVFFALTYYFANDKSNFVDKVGKVLTPGLILILLLIGVKAFASPLSTPAPPQVPNPFSASFIELYFTGDLLTGLLCAPIFISAIVAKGYTSEVDRKKMTLYASMIAGAGFILVYSGLLYLGAHAGDLFPADIARTELLNGLVNLSLGNIGTIGLSIAVSLACLSTAIGLTVALADFLSSVTKNKISYKVIVAVTCIVGVIIGVIGVENIISFAGPIFFTVYPPAIVLTFLGLFKKYVPNDGAYRYAVLIALALGAVKGLSVLGVHIGFIDSFVSALPFSSQGFEWILPSIAGFFFGWILYKVTGKENVEVNVRRAN